The sequence below is a genomic window from Mytilus edulis chromosome 2, xbMytEdul2.2, whole genome shotgun sequence.
cctcaaattaaaaaaaaatatgcatatgttttttataactaaatggatagttttcattatacaacctatgtacatatacttttttctgaggaaaattctttaatttgtccacatttagaagaagtttacttatttttaattgcttctttccaggaagcaatttgccgacatattttctgtatgcatagtgacctgagcgtaaccctcctcgtaaaaatccggtggtcgcaatacgcatgaatctgtcattaaaataaacaattctctgattgtacatgttaaacacatgctcaatacccatgctttttgttatttgtttactataaggtgaccatcggtaaacttcggcttcaaaacacggcattaaatgagcagccatatttgttaaatcataacagacagagagaaaaaaaattgacgattatacgttatatttgcgtaaaaaattagaaaatcgtgcacagaggactaagtttatgatatatacatacatTGGTAAAAGAACTggataatcattttttttcaccactcactcgtttcatatgactttaatacaTATGTTTATTGATCTTTTCAGAATTACTTGAATGGATTGAAATACCAAAGTGCTGTACATGATGATTTATGGAATGCTTTACAAAAGGTTTGTCTTTCATTCTTCCATAAATGTCCGCTATTATTTATTTGGCAATGGGTACCATCaagattttgtaatttgttatttctaagGCTATTATTTTGAACCAATGGTTCTGATCGGATAACAATCAGCATAAAATTCTCTATCTCTCTGTCTGTAACTCTGGAAGTCAACATTTTTAATTCCAGAGTGTGTTGATGTGTAATTTCTTCtataataagcaaaaaaaaaaacacctcacATTCTGCACCTAGAAATATTCTCTTAATCAAATTTTAATGCATTCTGAGACAGATGAGGCAacatgcgcaattgtttctccataggcggtaatggtaacgttttcttctgtaactcagcccatatcataaacttgtatatgtatgatggcttgtttcaaagctgagacattttcacatacATGGTTAAATTTTTTGGGGTAtgagtgtgattcatttttccgtaaattagcataccCCGAAAATCCTTTTGTGATGAGGCTCTTCATGGTAAAAAGTCCCTTTTTTTCACAcaataatttctttgaaaatttaatactttgaatatataaaaataactccatagtttttacacatttattctaaggtcctgtgtacaatttggaaattagtatggcgttcattatcactggactagtatatatttgtttaggggccagctgaaggacgcctccgggtgcaggaatttctcgctacattgaagacctgttggtgaccctctgctgttgttttttatttggtcgggttgttgtctctttgacacattccccatttccattctcaattttatcctatactttccagatcaacacaaatggttaagctcagtcacttgttaaaaattgaaacatgtccaatatcactacacagatattttttgtttacacacaacttttgtgttcctcaattGGAGGCGCATTAAGAATATTGTCCCTAAGAAGCCAGTAAAACGTCCAGTGGTTGGTGTTTGACACTGGAAACATATCTACTACATTAACTAGATAATTTGCCACAGAAGATTTtggtcaatttttgttttattaaaatttgcaatgaaataaagactaaacttgaatgaattgttaattttgcattagaatagagatatcTATATTATAATTTTGATACTAAACAATAAAGTAATACACATTGTATTATGCAGTTggtaaaatgtatttaattttgttttacacaAACTAAATGTTATGGATTCTACATAGCTGCTTCTTAATATGATTGCAACTTTTTCATTAAACATTGACAAGTAACAAAAATGTAGCAGCAACTCCCTTTAGGAAAATGAGATTACGGTATGTGATTATGCATTGGTATGTAGAATGTGTATGTTATGCAGTTGTCTTGTGTTACAGTATTTTATGAGTCAGATGAAACAATTACTATCCTCACATTGAGAGAGATGTCTCTGTCGTTAATTGATAAGATATAAGATAAATATCTATATTAGGTAGCTGAAAAGGAAGGGAAAAAGATACCATATACTGTGAAGGATATCATGGATACATGGATACTGCAGATGAACTATCCTGTTGTCATGGTGACGAGAGCAAAGACTGGTTTGATGGTGGAACAGAAAAGATTTCTTTTCAACAAAGACTCAAACACAACTGAAAAATTTCAGTCTCCATTCAAGTGAGTTATATGAACATAAAATGGAAAGCAATAGTCCAGGCAATCTATGAAAAACGttaaactaattgcaacagaatatATTATTGCTTTAATGTTGTCAGATGACTgccatataaaacatataaaaagtcTTTGAGAATCAAAAATGTATAAAGGGGTCAATTCGGGGGGTCCAATTTGTGGATTTTGGCTTGCAGATATTGACACCAAAAGATCGCCATACACACAAAGGGAGACAACTACAACAACAAGACTTTTAGTGTCAGTACAAACGATATCGTTGATTTATTCTGCAAAACTAATTATGCAATGTGGACAAAGACTTCAATTGATGGTAAGTATCTCTATATAAATTATTATACGAGTTACAACCTGTACAACAACGGTAGAAGCAAGAATCAGCAAAAGTAAACATTCCCGAGTGACGTCATTACGCGGGTTTTTCACATTCTATTTTCGGCATTTTTCAAGGAACTAATCAGAACTTTTTGATATTAAATACACatgtttacagaaataaatgtatgttttattatattgaaCCCATTTATACGATTTATTTCTAAAATGGTAACAATTCTACATACGTCcttgtcaaaaattaaaaactatgGAACGCCATTCGGGACAAAAAACTAACAGTTATAAAATATATACGGATTAGAAAAGTTGCATAAATTGATCAAATTTGAGTTACTGCAACAAAAAATAAgaacttttagaaaaatataaatgcatttgTGTAATCCTGatgcaaaaaaagcaaaaaaaaacaaattatttaaaataaataagcaaattggaaattacaaaattatttttcttttgcagATTATATGGATGAATTGAATGACATATGCAAAATTAATGAAGTATCATGTATGCCACGATGAGATATAATCCAGCAGTGATTTAATAGTTTTAAGGTAATTTATAACGAATCGTAGAGTTACATGTACACTGCACAAATATTTGATTTACAGTAAATATACGTATATTAGTATTGAAAAATCAATTACCAGTCTCAGTATTGAAAAGATAATCTGATAGCCACGTAAAACCAAAGACTCACAGAGTATACAATTTGTTTTTCTGGTTTCATAAATCACAAATCGTAAAGATTAATTCTAATACACAGTGATCTAGTGATGGACGTTTACATACTAAACATTATTATTAAGAAATATAATTAGTATTTTCTACTGTTTAAGggtatatatttttatacttgCAGGTATCAGTGGCTGTTATGGAAAAATGCATCATATGCCTTAAAGATGACGATACATCAACATTAGTCAAGTTACGTGAAAAAGGAAGCCAAGGAATAAATAAAGCGAGTAGAGAAAGAGAGGGTCAGATACTAGCTTCTGCAGGACAGTTTGTCCACCAGGAATGTAGAAAATCATATACCAACCCGACAGAAATCACAAAAACCAAAAGGCAGCAAAATATACTACAGAAATCTCTATCTAATATACCGAGCCTACGATCAAAATCAAATTTCAGTCATAAAGATCATTGCTTATTCTGTGGGAAAGAGGCACAGCTAAAAGGCAAATTAAAAGGAAACGATGTTTTTCCTGTCCGAACGGATGATTTCCAGAAGAGGATTGAACAAGTATGCAATGACAGAGACGATGAGTGGGCAGTGGAAGTACGGGGACGATTAGAATGTGTTGGCGATCTTCATGCTGCAGATGCATTATACCATCAAACCTGCAGTGTTAACTTTAGAACCAGTAAGAAGATTCCAAAAGCCTTTTCACCAGACAGCAAAGGAAAGGAAAATAACTACCAAGGAAGACCAGCAGCTTATGGTGAACAATTCCTAAAAATTGTAGATTATCTCAAACAGCACGAGGACGAACAGATAACTATTGTAGAGCTGGTTAATAAAATGAACGAGTTGTGTGGAGAACAGGCATACAGTTCAgtttatatgaagaaaaaactGAGAAACCATTTTGGAGAAAATATTATCATAACAGATATTTGTGGGAAAATTAGCGTTGTTACGTTGAGAGATACAGCATCCTGTGTTTTGCAGGAGTTTTACCACAGACCAACATATCAAAATCCAGACGATGAAAAAAAAGCCATAATAGATGCTGCTGCAAAACTAATCAAAAGTGACATCAGATCTTTGAAAGGGGACAAGGAAAATTATCCATTGGCATCAGATGTATCATCACTTAAATCAAATTTGCAATATGTACCTGAGAGCTTAAGCTATCTACTAGAAACAATGTTTGCTGAAAAGGACTCCAAAATGAAAATAGCTTCTATTGGACAGGCAATAATTCAGGCATCAAGACCCCGTGTGCTTATTGCTCCTTTGCAAATTGGTCTTGGCATTCAACTTCATCACAACTTTGCATCCCGTTTTCTGGTTTCTACTTTAAATAGCTTAGGATTTTGCTCATCTTATcaagaaattcaaaaatttgaatcTAGTGCCGCTTTAACACAAGGAGTTGACATCCCTGGTGAAATATGTAATAGTTTTATTCAATTTGTAGCTGACAACGTAGACCATAATGTGAGAACACTCGATGGCAATAACACATTTCATGGAATGGGAATCATAGCCGGCATTACACCAGGCACTAAGCGAACAGCCCCTATTCCTAGAATATCTGTTTCAACTGATGATATCAACTCAATAGCAAAGGTTAATATTCAGTATTACAAACCTCAAAACGACTTTATGACAAAGCTAAATTTTTCAGAGCTTCGGGAATTAAGGGGAATGGACAGGACTGCATGTCTGGATTTACTGTCACTGGTGGTATGGCCCTTAAAGAATCCAACACCAGGTTGGTCAGGGATTATGCAGATGATACATAAGGGAGAATACCCAGGCAAGTCAACAGTTGTATTTCTACCTATGATAGATATGAATTCAAGCGATATGTCATGCATATACTCAACTCTACTCTTTGTTTCAAATCAAGCACATCGTTACAACAGAACACCAGTATTGACATTCGATCAGCCTTTGTATTGGAAAGCCTTGACAATAATTCAAAATGAACATCCAAATAGTCAGTTGAAGTCTGTAGTATTGCGTTTAGGAGCGTTTCATACAGAAATGAGTTTCTTAGGTAGCATTGGTCACATTATGAGGAGTTCGGGGCTTCAGGAAATTCTGGAACTGATTTATGCACCAAATGCAGTTACACATATGCTAAGTGGTAAAGCTGTAGCTCGTGCCATTAGAGGACATATGCTAGTTGACACTGCCATACACAGCCTTCTTGTAtctaaaattttcaactttgattTCCCAGCAGACGAAAATGAAGAAGGAAACATAAATGATAGTGTTGACGACATCTTATCTAAGGCAGCCGACGTATATACAGAATTGTTGGAAGGAACACTGTCCATATCTTCTGCATGTGATAGTGCTGTACTTCAGAGCATCAACGAAACAATTCACAGACCCCTTCAAGAAATGAAGAAAAATCGAACCTCTAGATTATGGCTTCAGTATACAGAAATGATTCAGATCCTTAGACAGTTTATCAAAGCAGAACGGACTGGCGATTGGGAATTGCATTTAAAAAGTGTTAAAGATATGCTGCCTTACTTGGCTGCCTCTGGTCACAACTTGTATACTAAATCTGCGTATGTGTATCTAATGATGATGCAACAACTTGAAATAGATCATCCGGAAGTTTTTGCTGCTTTCAAAGATGGCCATCATGTAATGAGACGTAGTGACAGATATTGGGCAGGATTGTCATCAGATCTTATGATTGAGCAAGTGCTCATGAGGAG
It includes:
- the LOC139510376 gene encoding uncharacterized protein encodes the protein MEKCIICLKDDDTSTLVKLREKGSQGINKASREREGQILASAGQFVHQECRKSYTNPTEITKTKRQQNILQKSLSNIPSLRSKSNFSHKDHCLFCGKEAQLKGKLKGNDVFPVRTDDFQKRIEQVCNDRDDEWAVEVRGRLECVGDLHAADALYHQTCSVNFRTSKKIPKAFSPDSKGKENNYQGRPAAYGEQFLKIVDYLKQHEDEQITIVELVNKMNELCGEQAYSSVYMKKKLRNHFGENIIITDICGKISVVTLRDTASCVLQEFYHRPTYQNPDDEKKAIIDAAAKLIKSDIRSLKGDKENYPLASDVSSLKSNLQYVPESLSYLLETMFAEKDSKMKIASIGQAIIQASRPRVLIAPLQIGLGIQLHHNFASRFLVSTLNSLGFCSSYQEIQKFESSAALTQGVDIPGEICNSFIQFVADNVDHNVRTLDGNNTFHGMGIIAGITPGTKRTAPIPRISVSTDDINSIAKVNIQYYKPQNDFMTKLNFSELRELRGMDRTACLDLLSLVVWPLKNPTPGWSGIMQMIHKGEYPGKSTVVFLPMIDMNSSDMSCIYSTLLFVSNQAHRYNRTPVLTFDQPLYWKALTIIQNEHPNSQLKSVVLRLGAFHTEMSFLGSIGHIMRSSGLQEILELIYAPNAVTHMLSGKAVARAIRGHMLVDTAIHSLLVSKIFNFDFPADENEEGNINDSVDDILSKAADVYTELLEGTLSISSACDSAVLQSINETIHRPLQEMKKNRTSRLWLQYTEMIQILRQFIKAERTGDWELHLKSVKDMLPYLAASGHNLYTKSAYVYLMMMQQLEIDHPEVFAAFKDGHHVMRRSDRYWAGLSSDLMIEQVLMRSVKTAGELTRGRGMGESQRSQWLLSMPACADMNQAIQELTGVGYYTSDQHKEESIARQKRDREDIMSILTFMKERSPFTGDSSLRNIETGVTADSSVNVDNSKDVGTAIIESLVGQNVIDYTFKKKNQVITLNSKTSIKVDGELIQVDPQLLFQRCTTIANGLFEDISEIFKYELCSVPSSLFDNNGLPRQANKSILADLIWDFDGCGSLETGTNVHHVLDGGSLIHRIPWTKGNSFNSICQAYIDYVKSHYSEATIVFDGYPDVPTVKDITHIRRSKGCISPKINFSAEITGRRMGLLCPIRRPVEMPCKTKKDAFLSNEENKQRFINLLSAKFETSNYAVVHAFDDADLNIVQTAVSISEEQHVVVIGEDTDLLVLLCYHAMMHNKNVYFKSEPKQSIQKIRIWDIKKTKKHLGEAICRLLPFIHAFSGCDTTSRMFGLGKGALLKKVKSSTYLQDQSQLFLQKSSKDQVVKAGEEVLVDLYGGVQSVEGLDLLRYRKFASKVVVGNIFVQVHTLPPTSDAAKLHSMRTYYQTQIWIGEGHDLDPNQWGWYTSENKLMPVRCLLPPAPQKLLKVIRCNCKQNCDSRRCSCRKHGIDCSASCGECRGINCSNSSIVTQSDLDEV